Within the Rosa rugosa chromosome 2, drRosRugo1.1, whole genome shotgun sequence genome, the region ttgaggcgtcccccaacgataaccataacccggaagattctcatgagacggattttgagtgtcgatgatcaaagggttggaatgtgccaaagtatcattcgaactcacgggcctcccacgcatcctagctggggccatgacctataacgccagagtaccactctctttggcattggcgccatgcctacctctgtgtagggtggcgctacgtcctctcgtagggacttcCATCCTTGCGGGcgtgtttgcagcatatttgtgtgatctcgtcactttagtagggatcgagatgagacatagtggggacaggccacgacaattcctgtcgttcctgctgaacatctgtgttcttatctccccctaacgacgggaagactgtctcatcaaagtgacatccgcaaatctagcggtaaggagatcgccatgcaagggcattaagtggcggacgattgttggagtctcaaatccaactgagttgctcattcgtctgtaaggacccattatagagcgctgtggcggcgtaattggcacataagtggcacactcaaatatgcgtaagtacgatatttgtacccagtcactagctgtaacgcagaggtagattgagtggcggtgggtcgtagacgaattagcattgctgcatgcgatattgcatcaccccaatgtcctgactaccatcgtcgtcgtttccgcgagaccatttgggtgtgtacatgagaatatgatgtccaacatcagtcccattgcaatatccatcaaaagtcttcgatgtaaactcactagcatagtcaaatccaattgactgaataggatgattcggggagtgagcccgttgtcatatgatgtgtgctaggagtgtttcataagcagcattacaagtagacaatggcacaacacgtgaccagcgtgtttgcatatcaaccaacatcatgagatatttaaacatccgcaagttggtggaatcagtccacagaatccctacggattatatgtaagaacataatgagtattttcatatcctttgcataggacggtctcagtcctaattttcctaaggaagtggcttcgtaaaatgagcgagaggccttagaagcaaccaaggagagttttggttgggcctgagcgtttgagaTGCATATtaaagcaaagtttgtgactacatcacccatcatggtgtcatgaccatgggaagtggcatccatggcgttataaccatggagattgacatccatggcgtcatggccatgggtagcgccatatatggcgttgtcacaagggacttgggcggccatgtggagccccaagacagctgcagcgccagatgctgcaattgttgcggtcttgctaagtccaggaaccaatttttgattcttgcttcatttcgctcgagggtgtccatgtgaagtctttagtagacggatcatcatatcatgaccagggtgacttatcctgtcgagacaaagccaatatgtgtttaaatccaagagatcttctctcataactttattggatttaatagcttgaatagtgacatagagtccactagagagacacataaacttctctaagatgcgccttcgttcgcaatcattagaggcattgcaaaggaactcatttctgttctctacatgcgttttcgcatggaatccgttggctatccataggtgcgagttgccctaggagcgtagagagtttctgtgacattaatcaaggtgccatttggaaAAGAGAACTTGGActattccatgtccttaaattaatactgatggcccagccatcgtagtcacaaagtaacatgctcatgaatcaaaatggagtcataattaaaagaactcaaaattttattcataagccaacggattacatcattgtctcttaaccattaggagaatctaatccaaatgcttagctaatgcaaaacaatggtagtcgtctaacttctttcggtaattccaacgcaaatgtgaccaggtgagtagggagatgtcggtggagcaaagctcgcttaattaccacttatctcaaaaccttcctagacatcacatttacattgagtacgcctactttgaagaaagactaaaccagaggcatctactacaaaaataatatggcaattgcctacatctcttggaaaataaagacttaaacagaattggtgatctattgatcccagccggatttgtagtctttaacccttcactctagatcatcttcttgatcttcttgttctacatagtgagcttctcttgcttcacaaatatgctttgtaggcggtgacaagtttttcacgagctctacaaatgtgtgcccaatgatcagacactccacattgagaacatacatctctttgctcaaactccattgattgaggcgctttgaaagcgtcattaggatggctcttagtgttggtggagccaccaacatggctagaggcgttgcctccctctctctttccacgttgacctcttcggttccgtgttcgcctattttggcgattaccttcccaagtagagcgattatatggaccagaaagtccagaagtatccctaatgttagggttttgctcttggcgcatTCTCTTAgaggcacgactataattggattccggaatatgctctatttccactgatctcgaattatagttcttcacaaggatgttgtcatacttttcagtgacattcatagctccaatgagctcatgaaaccttgtgatccgtcctgcagtaacatcaattcgatagttcttagcaaccattaatgcagaaacggggaaggtagagagagtcttctcaatcaacatcgcatttgtaatctctttaccacagaatttcattaaggatttaatgcgaagtgcttccaagttgtagtcaagaactgacttgaaatcataagagcggaggctatgccatctcacttctaggtcaggaagcaaggaaggagtcacgaacgttgccaaatttttcttcgagtgagacccacagccttctagggtcttcttcattcatacactcgtactggagcgaatcatccatatgacgagtcattaggatgatggctttcgccttatttgcctctaaggctgctctatttgcttccaaagcttgagcttgctcaacagttagcacgtcctggctaggctcgagaatcatatccaggattccatcggccttgagatgctggcggacatcacgaacccacctgtgatattcagagccagttgttcccaatggagcaaagtccaatttgttcaggttactcatcctgaaagagaacaagaaattagggttagtttcggagcgtgaaaggctaccacgaaaacatataaaatttctgagcgtagtcgcttccaagaaattaggaatttccgagcgtagtcgcttccaagaaattcgattccaagaagggttggattagatcgaaacaatgatgtgtgtggtcaatcgttttcttctcaacaaacccttaagtttggaggactctacaagctccaagcttggagtgcgcacgaacccccacagttcggcttttggtctcccctatgaagaagaaagaggggtagaagaagggatgttggaagtccccgagaaaagaagaagaaattgaaaaacttcaaaaacgggaacttttagaaaagtttaccttgaaaaatagtcggaaatcttgaccggaaaagtctttgaagatggccggaaaaaggtcgccgagggtcgccggaaaagtggccggaaactggtggccggagctaggcaggTTGGTGCAGGGCTGCTGCAGGGCTTGTGCGGGGCTGCTGCAGGTGACTTGCAGGGGCTGTACAGAAGCTATGCGGAGGCTATGCAGGGCTCGtgcaggggctgtcggcaggtctcggcagggctCGGCAGGGGCATGTGCGGGGCTGTCGGCAACAGTCGGCAGAAGCAGGCACACGGGTGCGCAGTACTCGGCAGATGCGCGCGGTGCTTCTCGGCATATGTCGACAGCACTCTGCAGATCTCGGCAGGGCTATCAGCAGGTGCATGCACAGGGGTGCGCAGGGCTCGGCAGCGACTCGGCAGATGCGCAGAGGGTAGGCACAAGGCAGGGGTCGGTCCGAATTTTCCGATGGCTGGTTCaggggttttccggccggttccggtggttccgccgccggttctgggctccttgggaatagggcttcgatatgtggggcggtggttgcaggattttgaaggttacgaaattagggttttcagggttagggcttcgtgctgataacgtgttgtagagaaactgaaattgagaggaatttgctgtgtattctcattgataataggggtctctttatatagaggattacaatgcatagaatctcaatcgtacaaggaaagtaatcgtacattgaataggaatctagatccttctaatttaaccctattaccactaggtcaagtaacttagagtttgggccaaatacaaatagagatatccttaaacacttaTATATTACttgatatatgtatacataccgATTCTCTTAGGGTTTCAATAGGGTTCCATCCGTGCTTTTCGTAGACACTCTGGCTGATATTATTGGTAATGTCATTAAGAGCTTTGAAACATGTTTTCATGTAATTCGGTAGCTCATCATTTGTAGTAGTATCCCATCTACATAAATTTTTCAGTTTGTATTGTGCATGCACATGTATATGCACAAACTAATTAGATTTTAGTGATATTAGGTCATATGTACATGCACATGTATTATGTATATACCTCACAACTGCTGCTGTAAAGAGAACGAGTTCATCTAGTGTTCCACGGACATCAAAAATATCATCTATAATGTAAACAAGAGAGACTGCTTTAGTGAGTTCAATCATTTCCTCTGATAATCGTGGATCAACGAGGCATGCCATCGGCCATATGTACCATTTAATTGGCTGGTCTCTCACAAACTTCAACTCTTTGGTCAAACCTAGTTCTTTCCACCATCTATAAGATGtagaaagaaaaattcagaTCAAGTGAAGAACAATAAGAACCAAATTAAAATTATTTaacattagttttttttttttttttttttaaaccccaccccattcccacccttgatggagctcgaactcctgacctcttatatatgagaccaaagccttaccaccccaccaaacacacacacccatttAACATTAGTTCTTTTAACTGAAGTACTACGTTGGTGTACGTACTCACCCAGATACTAGTAGGATTTCATTTTTTATTATGGATTCAACCATGTTGAACTCTAGGTTTGCTAGCTCTTGTAAAGAACAAACCCATTTTTCTTGGCCTTGAAAATTATTCAAAAACTTCTTGGCCATGAATCTTGTCAGGCTCTTGTGATAGGGATGCTCCAAAGTGCGCTCAACAAGTGTTACACGATGATCATTGTGATTGTTAGAGACCCAGGCAGTGAGAAGCTGGCGGCTGAGCTTTCCTGCTTCGTCAAGCATTTCTTCTCCTTGGAAACTCAAGTGAGATGCTTCACATAATTCCACTAATCCCTTTATGTCTTCATGATCACTAGCTATTAGTCCGGATTTGAGCTTCTCATTGTTCTTGATCTTGTTACACGCCTCTGCATCTGTCATCCTCATTAAGTCAGTACATATTATCATCAACTTTCCTTGTTGAATTTGAGTTAAGACAAAGTGGGAAGAACAATATCTACCAGGAGTTACAGGGAAACCTTGTTGTCTCAGTAGTCGAAAACGAAGGGAAGCCTCAAGAAGTTGATGATTGCCATCGTCATCACCATTATAAGCTGATGACCTGTTGTATTGCTTCTCTAAGATTGCATAAATTTCATTTTGGAAGAGATACGCGACGCCGAGGCATTGCATGGCATCAACCATAACCAATTGCTGCAGTTGATCTTCTCCGGCATTTGCGAGTGTTTCCTTCAACTCCCTCAGTTTTTCTTCACGACGGACGTGAAGATCACCCTATATCATGAATAAGTGAAAAACTTGACAGAGCAAGGATGAAATTAACacataaaaggaaaagaaactaTGCATGGCAATTTTCCATCAATGAGCTTTATTAATCAATCACCACTACATACGgtctcagattttgaggaagcAGAGTGAGCTTGAAGAATGGACGCCATTGAGTAATGGTAAGTAAAAATTCAAGTCCAGCTAGAGATAAATAAGCTAGAGTCATGAAAGAGAAACACTAGTTGAGAAATGCTAGCTTTCTTCCCCATGCCATTCCACCTTCCTTTTAGACCATGTGGCTTCCACTAACACTCAAAAGTCAGCTATTTAATGTCTTGAAAAATGAATATATCTGTTGACACCCAAAAATCCAGCTAACAAGCCCAATTCATGCTTTAAGCTCAATTCATATTTCGAGGCGAATTACACCCGCAAACATCACGCCACgcacgtggacccaagccacattcacgcacttggggcttacaagaatgggtgtggtgtggaaggtaacggaatTGCATGAGGCCCGTTATTAGTTTTAGGCTCgttgataattttggacttgggaccaaaattcatgcCCAACGGCCTAACTCTTAATACGGGTaaatgaagaagagagagagcccaaaaggcccaagcccaaatcttTTAGGACCAAACAAAACAGTAAATGTAAACATAGGATTCCTGATCCCAATAGCAGCAAAACATAATCCCAGCAACACAGCAGAAATCCTGGGATTGTAATCCCAGCAGCAGATTTCACGGCAGAAAATCTGCCAAGTCTATTCCATACTCTTTTTTAGACAAGACCTGACAGACCAAGAAGCATTACAAAATCCAATACATGCATTTAACCCAAGCCATCTCTTTACCCAGCAGTAGAGACCTTCCACCAAAATCCTTTAGCTGCTGGAACTGCCTATAAATAGCTACTGCTATTAACCAAAGGGATCAGGACGGAGTGTGCTAGCAAGCTCCCTAGCACTCTTCTTCTCTCATGCTTCCTCTCTCCCACATCCATCCATAGTTTTCCATCCTTTCAAACTCACCTTCTATCCAAACCCCCTTATCTCACAAACCTCAACCAGTACACAACACTGCTGGAACCTCTTCTTCTCAAactcatgcttttctagctcccacaccacaCGCATCTTGCCAAGCCTCTTTTGAAATGATCGATTCACtgccatgcatatatataggaACTGCCGGGAAGAACACAACAGCAACCTTCCTAGGATTTTTAATCCTTCGAAGTTTGCTGGGCCTAGTCTTCGCTAACTCAGACAAAGGGGCAAAGTTTTGGGTCCTTACCCATGAATATCCACTGCCGTACAACTCCGATCAAAGTGCCCCCTACATTTTTGGCGACTCCACTGGGGACTAGGCTGTGTTTCCACCTCAGCTTCCTTAACAGCAGCATTTTTCTCCAGAAATTTTCCATGCTCACTTCAACCAGTCATGCTTTATCACTGACAATATGTATCAGATGCAATCAAGGGGAGCTCTCTTGATGAACATGCAAATACTCAATGCCACACAAGCTTGTTGCTTATTGCATTGACTATGAGTCTTTAATCCATGAGTTTCTGTAACAGGAATCATGAAAGCTGTCAAAATCAAATTTATTCACTCATTATTCAAGCTTCAATATTGAGTGAACAAATTAAGAGTCCTATTACTCAATCTATAAAAGCTATCTCACCTTGAGGCttcaacaaaaccaaacaagCCACCACAAATAACCTCATCACCAGTTGATGCATTTCTTCTAGATCTGGTAAGGTCTGAACCTTCTGCCTGGAAATTAGGCCATAATTCCAGCAGCTAACCTCTTCCTTGCTGAACATATGTCACGCTGAATCTTGACTACCACTGCTGGGAGCAATATATAAACATTCTGCAAGCATCACAACCATCAGTGCCACAAAACTACCTTACCTTTGTTTAGCCATTTTTCAGGCATTTCGAGCCTATTTACCAGATTTTTCATAAACCTTCCCAACaacatgaaaaaaaatatatatatatcagtcctTATTTGTGTCAATACCATCAACTCAGTATACTCAAACTCAAAGTTATCCTTTTTCTTTCAAGCATCATGCAAGAATACTTGGGGGCTTTGCTTAATGAATTTCAAAAACATGCTGTGATTTAACCATGGCTCCCTTCATTTCATAGCAGTGCTCTATgcttcgaaaaaaaaaatcatgctctTATTCCATGGTAGGATGATAATTTTCTTGAAACTATCCATGCTTTTGTTGTCACAACACCGCCAGATACAGTCAAGCAAAACAGCAGCAAAAGGTCAAAGTGATGCAAACAAGCTTAGTAAGAAGagacttttttttgttcttcactTTTGAAAAAACCCAGATTCAATTTCATACTTACTTAACCTCTGATTTACATCAGAAAATGATATCAGTGAAAgtaagttttgtttttctcctcaAAAGGCCAAATCTAGCtattgaaaattaaagaaatcacattTTTTCCCTCTTCCTCTCATACTCTGACACTACCTCTTTCCTGaaaatatttatctttttatCTCAAATCATCATGTCCTTACAAGGTTGAACCGTTTACCTGAGGACTAGGCTATGATTCCAGCAGCTAGCTTCCCCCTTGTTGCAACATATATTAAGCTAATCTCTGTTCTTGATCTTTACAATCACTGCTGGGAGCAGTTTATTAACGCCCCTGCAAGCATTACAACCATTAAAGCTACATGCATAACAATCTTACTATTGTTTAGCCACTTCTTGAGCATTTCAAGCCTATTTGAACATACCCTTTCACTGAACCTTACCAGGAAGCATAGAAGATAACCTCTTCATTGTTGATGCTTATACCAGGCAATAATGATATTCTAGATATCTTATACCTATATCAATCTATATGTCTAGCTAACATAAATGTGAAGCTACAATTCTAGAGAGAAATACTCTCACAAAAGCAACATGCATATGTTTTCTAATCTAAAACCCAGACACACAGCAGTGATCATAAGCACAAGCCCCTCACACTTCT harbors:
- the LOC133730859 gene encoding (3S,6E)-nerolidol synthase 1-like, with the translated sequence MASILQAHSASSKSETGDLHVRREEKLRELKETLANAGEDQLQQLVMVDAMQCLGVAYLFQNEIYAILEKQYNRSSAYNGDDDGNHQLLEASLRFRLLRQQGFPVTPDAEACNKIKNNEKLKSGLIASDHEDIKGLVELCEASHLSFQGEEMLDEAGKLSRQLLTAWVSNNHNDHRVTLVERTLEHPYHKSLTRFMAKKFLNNFQGQEKWVCSLQELANLEFNMVESIIKNEILLVSGWWKELGLTKELKFVRDQPIKWYIWPMACLVDPRLSEEMIELTKAVSLVYIIDDIFDVRGTLDELVLFTAAVVRWDTTTNDELPNYMKTCFKALNDITNNISQSVYEKHGWNPIETLRESWIRLCKAFLVEAQWFRHGELPNSGDYLKNGIISSGVPALLTHAFFILGQGMTKETIDLFNNINLPSIVSSTATILRLWDDFGTAKDEDQNGFDGSYIECYMKEHKGSYVEEVQAYVIQKISDEWKCLNQECFSACNPFSEFFTQFALNISRMVPMMYDYNAHHCLPSLEENMKSLLSDSFLAKGSIYGKSMQ